From one Mycolicibacterium sp. HK-90 genomic stretch:
- a CDS encoding carboxymuconolactone decarboxylase family protein: MRLAPLPAEEWDDDVRRALSVMLPEERLNPEGAGTALSTLARHPALTKAFLRFSNHLLFRSTLDAQMRELAILRIAHRRQCEYEWTHHAFIGKAEGLTDEQIASSTSGEGTTPLDQHVINAVDELDGESRISDATWAALSEHLSEQQRMDLVFTIGGYGLMAMAYNTFGIAPESGH, encoded by the coding sequence GTGCGCTTGGCCCCTTTGCCCGCCGAGGAGTGGGACGACGACGTGCGACGTGCACTGTCGGTCATGCTTCCGGAGGAGCGGCTCAATCCCGAGGGTGCGGGGACCGCACTTTCCACACTCGCCCGTCACCCCGCGCTGACCAAGGCGTTCCTCCGGTTCAGCAATCATCTGCTGTTCCGCTCGACCCTGGACGCGCAGATGCGCGAGCTGGCCATCCTGCGGATCGCCCATCGCAGGCAATGCGAATACGAGTGGACCCACCACGCATTCATCGGCAAGGCCGAAGGACTCACCGATGAGCAGATCGCCAGCAGCACCAGCGGCGAAGGCACCACTCCCCTCGATCAGCACGTGATCAACGCTGTGGACGAACTCGACGGGGAGTCGCGGATATCGGACGCCACCTGGGCCGCCCTGAGCGAGCACCTCTCCGAACAGCAGCGGATGGACCTGGTCTTCACGATCGGCGGCTATGGCCTGATGGCCATGGCTTACAACACCTTTGGAATCGCGCCGGAATCCGGCCACTGA
- a CDS encoding aromatic ring-hydroxylating dioxygenase subunit alpha yields the protein MAFFPKPAVGSWTENWPELGTAPVNYEDSIDPEHWKLEQQAIFRKTWLQMGRVELIPKKGSYITRELPSVGPGTSIVIVNDGERIRAFYNLCRHRGNKLVWNDYPGEEVSGSCRQFVCKYHAWRYNLKGDLTFIQQEQEFFDVDKADYPLKPVRCEVWEGFIFVNFDDDAVSLEEYLGEFAEGLKGYPFHEMTEHYSYRSEIKANWKLFIDAFVEFYHAPILHMKQAEKEEAEKLAKFGFEALHYDIKGDHSMISSWGGMSPPKDLKMVKPIERILHSGLFGPWDRPDIKGILPDELPPAINPGRHSTWGQDSFEFFPNFTLLFWVPGWYLTYNYWPTGVDSHIFEADLYFVPPKNLRERLSQELAAVTFKEYAFQDANTLEATQTQIGTRAVLDFPLCDQEILLRHLHHTAHKYVDRYKEAKANGNGSTNGKHAGADKKDEVNV from the coding sequence ATGGCGTTCTTCCCGAAGCCGGCGGTCGGCAGCTGGACCGAAAACTGGCCCGAACTCGGCACCGCACCAGTCAATTACGAGGATTCGATCGACCCCGAACACTGGAAGCTGGAGCAGCAAGCCATCTTCCGCAAGACCTGGCTGCAGATGGGCCGGGTGGAGCTGATTCCCAAGAAAGGCAGCTACATCACCCGTGAGCTGCCGTCGGTCGGCCCGGGCACGTCCATCGTCATCGTCAACGACGGCGAACGGATCCGGGCGTTCTACAACCTGTGCCGCCACCGCGGCAACAAGCTGGTGTGGAACGACTACCCCGGCGAGGAGGTGTCCGGCAGCTGCCGCCAGTTCGTCTGCAAGTACCACGCCTGGCGCTACAACCTCAAGGGCGACCTGACCTTCATCCAGCAGGAGCAGGAGTTCTTCGACGTCGACAAGGCCGACTACCCACTCAAGCCAGTGCGCTGCGAGGTGTGGGAAGGCTTCATCTTCGTCAACTTCGACGACGACGCGGTATCGCTCGAGGAGTACCTTGGCGAATTCGCCGAGGGCCTCAAGGGTTATCCGTTCCACGAGATGACCGAGCACTACAGCTACCGTTCGGAGATCAAAGCCAACTGGAAGCTGTTCATCGACGCGTTCGTCGAGTTCTACCACGCGCCGATCCTGCACATGAAGCAGGCGGAGAAGGAGGAAGCCGAGAAGCTGGCCAAGTTCGGCTTCGAGGCGCTGCACTACGACATCAAGGGCGATCACTCGATGATCTCGTCCTGGGGCGGCATGAGCCCGCCGAAGGACCTGAAGATGGTCAAGCCCATCGAGCGCATCCTGCACAGTGGCCTCTTCGGGCCATGGGATCGACCTGACATCAAGGGCATCCTGCCCGACGAACTGCCACCGGCGATCAATCCCGGCCGGCACTCGACATGGGGCCAGGACTCTTTCGAGTTCTTCCCGAACTTCACTCTCCTGTTCTGGGTCCCGGGCTGGTATCTGACCTACAACTACTGGCCAACCGGCGTGGACAGCCATATCTTCGAGGCCGATCTGTACTTCGTGCCGCCGAAGAACCTGCGCGAGCGGCTCTCGCAGGAGCTGGCCGCGGTGACGTTCAAGGAGTACGCGTTCCAGGACGCCAACACGCTGGAAGCCACCCAGACCCAGATCGGCACCCGCGCCGTACTCGACTTCCCGCTGTGCGACCAAGAAATTCTCCTGCGCCACCTGCACCACACCGCCCACAAGTACGTGGACCGGTACAAGGAGGCCAAGGCAAACGGCAACGGTTCGACCAACGGCAAGCACGCCGGAGCTGACAAGAAGGATGAAGTCAATGTCTAA
- a CDS encoding amidohydrolase family protein yields MLTLKAAGLVDVDAGTIIRPGIVRVDGDRIVAVGDAKSDPAIDPDDEVIDLGDSILLPGLMDMEVNLLMGGRGENPGLSQVQDDPPTRVLRAVGNARRTLRAGFTTVRNLGLFVKTGGYLLDVALGKAIDAGWIDGPRIIPAGHAITPTGGHLDPTMFAAFMPGVLELTIEEGIANGVDEIRKAVRYQIKHGAQLIKVCCSGGVMSLTGEAGAQHYSDEELRVIVDEAHRRGLRVAAHTHGAEAVKHAVDCGIDCIEHGFLMDDEAIQMLVDNDRFLVTTRRLAQAMDVSKAPKVLQDKAAEMFPKAETSIKAAYEAGVKIAVGTDAPAIPHGKNADELVTLVEWGMPPAAVLRSATTIAADLINVTDRGRLAEGLLADIIAVPGNPLEDISVTQHVDFVMKGGKVFRNEHIN; encoded by the coding sequence GTGCTGACCCTCAAAGCCGCGGGTCTTGTCGACGTCGATGCCGGGACGATCATTCGTCCCGGCATTGTCCGTGTCGACGGAGACCGGATTGTCGCCGTCGGAGACGCCAAATCAGACCCAGCCATCGATCCCGATGACGAGGTGATCGATCTCGGCGACTCGATCCTGCTGCCTGGCCTGATGGACATGGAAGTCAACCTGCTGATGGGTGGCCGGGGCGAGAACCCGGGCCTGTCCCAGGTGCAGGACGATCCCCCGACCCGCGTGCTGCGTGCGGTGGGCAATGCCCGCCGCACCCTGCGCGCCGGGTTCACCACGGTGCGCAATCTCGGGCTGTTCGTCAAGACCGGCGGCTACCTGCTCGACGTCGCCCTCGGCAAGGCCATCGATGCCGGCTGGATCGACGGTCCGCGCATCATCCCCGCCGGGCACGCCATCACCCCCACCGGCGGGCACCTCGACCCCACGATGTTCGCGGCATTCATGCCGGGCGTGCTGGAGCTGACCATCGAAGAGGGCATCGCCAACGGAGTCGACGAGATCCGCAAGGCGGTGCGCTACCAGATCAAACACGGCGCTCAGCTGATCAAGGTCTGCTGTTCGGGCGGCGTCATGTCGCTGACGGGTGAGGCCGGGGCACAACACTATTCGGACGAGGAGCTGCGCGTCATCGTCGACGAGGCACACCGGCGCGGCCTTCGGGTGGCCGCGCACACCCACGGCGCCGAGGCCGTCAAGCATGCCGTGGACTGCGGCATCGACTGCATCGAGCACGGCTTCCTGATGGACGACGAGGCCATCCAGATGCTCGTCGACAACGACCGCTTCCTGGTCACCACCCGCCGCCTGGCCCAGGCCATGGACGTTTCGAAGGCACCGAAGGTGCTGCAGGACAAGGCTGCCGAGATGTTCCCGAAAGCCGAGACCTCGATCAAGGCCGCCTATGAGGCAGGGGTGAAGATCGCGGTCGGCACCGATGCACCAGCCATCCCGCATGGCAAGAACGCCGACGAGCTCGTCACCCTCGTGGAATGGGGCATGCCGCCGGCCGCGGTGCTGCGCTCGGCCACCACCATCGCCGCCGATCTGATCAACGTCACCGACCGGGGCCGGCTGGCAGAAGGGCTGCTCGCCGACATCATCGCGGTGCCAGGTAACCCACTCGAGGACATCAGCGTTACACAGCATGTCGATTTTGTAATGAAAGGCGGTAAGGTCTTCCGCAATGAGCACATCAACTGA
- a CDS encoding nuclear transport factor 2 family protein produces the protein MSTSTDSPTRTEDLIEIQQVLAKYAVTITQGDIDGLISVFTPDGTYSAFGETYTLNRFPVLVDAAPKGLFMTGTALIDLVEGADTASGTQPLCFIEHSKHDMRIGYYRDTYERTAEGWRLKTRAMTFIRRSGDHDHGRPHAIGRPEAG, from the coding sequence ATGAGCACATCAACTGATTCCCCGACACGGACCGAGGATCTGATCGAGATCCAGCAGGTGCTCGCCAAATACGCGGTGACCATCACCCAGGGCGACATCGACGGTCTGATCAGTGTTTTCACCCCTGACGGCACGTACAGCGCATTCGGCGAGACCTACACGCTCAATCGGTTCCCGGTACTGGTCGACGCCGCACCCAAGGGCCTGTTCATGACCGGCACCGCCCTGATCGACCTCGTCGAAGGGGCCGATACCGCGTCCGGTACGCAGCCGCTGTGCTTCATCGAACACTCCAAGCACGACATGCGCATCGGCTACTACCGCGACACCTACGAGCGGACCGCCGAGGGCTGGCGATTGAAGACCCGCGCGATGACCTTCATCCGGCGCAGTGGCGATCACGACCACGGCCGGCCACATGCGATCGGCAGGCCGGAAGCCGGATGA